The Sulfuricurvum sp. DNA window TGAGAATGATTCCTGCGACATTGGGTATATTTTTGGAGTAAAGCCCTAATATCGTTGCTGTGATAATGTCGGAACGATCGGAGGGAACGACGATCAGAGCTTTTTCGCTAAGGCGTTCGAGATAATGTTCACTGCTCATCGCCGCGATAAGTTTGGTTGTTACGATACGGTTTAGATCTTCTTTTTTCCCGAAAAGAAGCTCACACTCCAGATAGTCGTGAATATCTTTGATCGTGATGCAATCGAGCTCATCGACTTCGGGCATAAAATACAGATCAGGGAGATGGTGCGAGTTGTTTTGAAGGTAATCAATCTCATTGGGCGCTATACGGTTGATCACATTCATAAAACATCGGACTTCATGCTCTTTTAGCGTTTCGAAATCAATCGTAATCTCGTTGAGAATTTCCTGGGCATTTTTGTTTGTTGCATTGACGATCAAAATGAAATCCGAATCAAGATTTTTGGACAATTCTACATTGAACTCGAATCCCAATCCGAACGGAAGAATCGCAGGATCGATCCCCTCGATCAATACAAATTCGTTTTTGCTTTTTAGATGTTCCAGATTGGCAATGATGAGTTCTATGGCATCAGATTGTTTCCCTTCCGCCAAGAGAGATTCAAAGTGATTTTTTTTGATACCGAAACTCTCTTCATACGTCTGTTCCAGAGAAAAATGCTCAATCATAAACCGTATATCATGATTGAGCAGGGGTGCATCTTCGACTACCGGTCTGTAAAATGCCACTTTATCGATTTTCGATTTTAGTAGCTGCATCAGTCCCATCGTAATGATAATACTCCCGGCATTATTTTGGCTGGAGGAGACAAAAAGAGTGTTGATGTTCATAGATACCCTTTCAAAATCCCGAAGGAATATTCAGTTAAAACAGTTTTGCTACCATGGACTGTGCTTCATTGAGGATCGTATTTAAATGATCCTGGCCGATGAAGCTTTCTGCATAGATTTTATAGATAGGCTCAGTCCCGGAAGGACGGAGGGCAAACCATCCGTTATGAGTGACAACCTTGAGCCCGCCGATGGAAGCGCCGTTGCCCGGAGCTTTGGTCAGAATCATCTCGATCGGTTCACCGGCAAGATAGCTTTCTTTTACATCTTCGGGAGAAAGTTTTTTCAAGATGGCGCGCTGCGCGGCATCCGCAGGTGCATCGATCCGCGAATAGATCGGATTTCCGAACTTTTGCGTCAACTCTTGGTAATGTTCACCGGGGTCGCGTTTGGTAACGGCAAGAATTTCTGCTGCGAGGAGGGCAAGGATGATCCCGTCTTTATCGGTACTCCAGACCCTTCCGTCTTTACGTAAAAAGCTAGCACCCGCGCTCTCTTCTCCTCCGAAAAAGATTTTTCCTTCGGTGAGTCCATCGACAAACCACTTAAATCCGACCGGAACTTCGATCACCTTTTTATCCAATGCGCCGGCAACCCGATCGATCATCGAACTGCTGACCAATGTTTTCCCGATCCCTAAATCTTTTTTCCACTCCGGACGATGCGTAGCCAGATAGTTGATCGCGACACTGAGATAGTGGTTCGGGTTCATCAACCCCATGCTTTTGGTGACGATCCCGTGGCGGTCAAAATCGGTGTCATTTCCGAATGCGATATCAAAATCCTCTTTCATCGCGACCAGACCCGCCATGGCATACGGGGACGAACAGTCCATACGCACTTTTCCGTCTTTATCACAATGCATAAATGAGAATGTAGAGTCGAGCGTGTTGTTGAAGACTTGCATATTCAGTCCGTAGCGCTCTTTAATCGCGGTGTAATAGGCCATTCCTGACCCTCCCATCGCATCGGCCCCGATGTGGATTCCGGATTTGGCGATCGCTTCCATATCAACGACATTTTGAAGGTCTTCGACGTAAGGAGTCATATAGTCGTATTCGACGATATTGTCAGCATTCAATGCCTCATCCAGAGGATATTTTTTGACGTCCGCCATTGCGTTTTCCATAATGGCGTTAGCGCGTGATTCGATCCAATCGGTAACATCACTGTCCGCCGGACCCCCATGCGGAGGATTGTATTTGAATCCGCCGTCCGTCGGAGGATTGTGCGAGGGTGTGATAACAATCCCGTCACACAGCGGCGCTCCCACTTGAGTATTATGGGTCAAAATAGCATGGGAAATGACCGGTGTCGGTGTATAGCCTCCTGCTTGGGCAATTCGAACCTGTACTCCGTTGGCACTCAGAACCTGCAATGCACTCATCTGTGCGGGGTAGGAGAGAGGATGGGTATCCATCCCCATAAATAAAATTCCTCGGATCCCTGCGTGTTCGCGATAATCACACACCGCTTGAGTGACCGCCAAAATATGCATTTCATTGAAACTGTTCAACAATGACGACCCGCGATGCCCGGAAGTTCCGAAACTGATTCTTTCCTCTTTGTCATGGACATTGGGCTTTTGCATGTAGTACTCGGTGATTAAACGGGGAACATTTACCAGTTCCGATTTAGGGACTTGTTTTCCGGCATTGGGATGGATGCTCATAAACTGCCTTTGGTGTTGATATTGGTATATTCTAACATTATTTTATGACATCTTAGAGAATTGGTATTGTAATAAGGGGGTGACTGGTAACGAATTTAGTAGAGAATAGGGCAGTTATCAAATTTTTTTATCCCATTCTAAAACTGACTTCTCTTCTGTCCACCTCTTTATCGTTTTTAATATCATAAATACCCTCAAAACTATAGGGAAACTGACCATTGAACTCGCCGATGCGGCTACCATCGACTGTTGTTTCGGCATAGTAGTAATCTTTGCCATTGATACGAAGTCTGGCATTGAGAAAGGGAATTTCGGATGTATCGTCAATATGAACAACGACAAAGACATGATGGCGGACGTAAACAAATCGATAATCGATCCCTCTTTCATTGAGCAATGATGCAAAGAGATTTGTTTTATCATCACAATCACCCCAGTTGGTTCGAATGACTTCCAGTGCATTGCGGCTGGTATAGTCCGTTCTGTAAGGGATATGGGTGACATAATCAAACAGTTTTTGAGCTTCGCATCCATCATTGCCATTGCATCCTTGTGTGAGTCTGTCGGCTAATGCAGTGAGCTCACCTTTATGGGCCAGATTGGTTTTTATCACCATTCCATTGAGTTCAATACTCCCTTTGTCAAAGGGAGTGACAATGTCATTTGAATGTTTAGGAACATATGGGCGAAGATCGCGCGTTTCAATAAACGTGATTTGCATCCCTGTATAGACAAAAAGAACCACAACGCTTCCAACGATTAAAAGGTTTATAAAACTGGCTTTGGATTTAACGGAAGCAGATTGAGCAGAATGCAAAGCGGCTGAACGGATGATCTCACGATAGAGGAATAGACCAAATAGCGTCAAAATGATGATCTTTATTCCGAGATTTTCCATGTCAGTTTATCCGAAAATGTTTATTTGATCGAAGGAGCCATATTTCAAGGCAGTTAGTGATTCCGGTTGCTATTGTATCCATAAGTGTTTGGCGCTCTGGAGCAGTATAGGAGAAAAATACCAAAGTGCTTCAAAAATAACGAACTGACTAAGTAAAATAACCCAAATTCGATATTGGAATTTACGTGTTTTATGACGAAACAGTTTTTGAGCGAAGAGGGCGCCTACGCTTCCTCCTGCTATTGCCAAGGCAAGGAGGGTTTTTTCACTGATGCGATTGCGATTTAAACGTGCAAGTAATTTATCAAAACCGAATATACCGAACGTAACAAGATTGAGAAGAAGAAATAAGAATAAAAATGGTTTCATGGTTGTTATTTTAACACGAAGTTATGACTTGATGAATTAACTTGAATTCCGGGGTATTTAATTACTATCTAAAGGTAG harbors:
- the pgm gene encoding phosphoglucomutase (alpha-D-glucose-1,6-bisphosphate-dependent); protein product: MSIHPNAGKQVPKSELVNVPRLITEYYMQKPNVHDKEERISFGTSGHRGSSLLNSFNEMHILAVTQAVCDYREHAGIRGILFMGMDTHPLSYPAQMSALQVLSANGVQVRIAQAGGYTPTPVISHAILTHNTQVGAPLCDGIVITPSHNPPTDGGFKYNPPHGGPADSDVTDWIESRANAIMENAMADVKKYPLDEALNADNIVEYDYMTPYVEDLQNVVDMEAIAKSGIHIGADAMGGSGMAYYTAIKERYGLNMQVFNNTLDSTFSFMHCDKDGKVRMDCSSPYAMAGLVAMKEDFDIAFGNDTDFDRHGIVTKSMGLMNPNHYLSVAINYLATHRPEWKKDLGIGKTLVSSSMIDRVAGALDKKVIEVPVGFKWFVDGLTEGKIFFGGEESAGASFLRKDGRVWSTDKDGIILALLAAEILAVTKRDPGEHYQELTQKFGNPIYSRIDAPADAAQRAILKKLSPEDVKESYLAGEPIEMILTKAPGNGASIGGLKVVTHNGWFALRPSGTEPIYKIYAESFIGQDHLNTILNEAQSMVAKLF
- a CDS encoding DUF1294 domain-containing protein; translation: MKPFLFLFLLLNLVTFGIFGFDKLLARLNRNRISEKTLLALAIAGGSVGALFAQKLFRHKTRKFQYRIWVILLSQFVIFEALWYFSPILLQSAKHLWIQ
- a CDS encoding transglutaminase-like domain-containing protein codes for the protein MENLGIKIIILTLFGLFLYREIIRSAALHSAQSASVKSKASFINLLIVGSVVVLFVYTGMQITFIETRDLRPYVPKHSNDIVTPFDKGSIELNGMVIKTNLAHKGELTALADRLTQGCNGNDGCEAQKLFDYVTHIPYRTDYTSRNALEVIRTNWGDCDDKTNLFASLLNERGIDYRFVYVRHHVFVVVHIDDTSEIPFLNARLRINGKDYYYAETTVDGSRIGEFNGQFPYSFEGIYDIKNDKEVDRREVSFRMG